In Desertifilum tharense IPPAS B-1220, a single window of DNA contains:
- a CDS encoding SRPBCC family protein — MENIVNLHESKQPDDYSASETERWASLIGGGALVLMGLQQRSLRGVLMTLAGGGLVYQGLTNQSTVKQAQDTIKNQQVIRVEKTVTINKSAEELYQFWRNFANFPRFMQHVKSITVYDDFRSHWVADAPLGTTVEWDAAVISDLPNQLISWASTEDADIENSGFVRFKPAPADRGTEVKVVMEYHLPGGKISEAIAKLLGESPEQKIGDALNRFKQLMETGELATTEGQPKGG; from the coding sequence ATGGAAAATATCGTTAACCTACACGAATCCAAGCAACCTGATGATTATAGTGCTAGCGAAACGGAGCGTTGGGCCTCTTTAATTGGTGGAGGAGCATTAGTCTTAATGGGTTTGCAACAACGCTCCTTAAGAGGTGTGTTGATGACCCTAGCAGGTGGCGGATTAGTCTATCAAGGTCTGACGAATCAAAGTACCGTTAAACAAGCTCAAGATACGATTAAAAATCAACAAGTTATTCGAGTTGAAAAAACAGTAACGATTAATAAATCGGCGGAAGAACTCTATCAGTTTTGGCGAAACTTTGCCAATTTTCCGCGCTTTATGCAACATGTTAAATCGATTACCGTTTATGATGATTTTCGCTCTCATTGGGTAGCGGATGCCCCGTTGGGAACAACCGTAGAATGGGATGCGGCAGTGATTAGCGATCTGCCCAATCAGTTGATTTCCTGGGCTTCTACAGAGGATGCTGATATTGAAAATTCAGGATTTGTGCGTTTTAAGCCTGCGCCTGCTGACCGGGGAACCGAGGTCAAAGTGGTAATGGAATATCACTTACCGGGGGGCAAAATCTCAGAAGCGATCGCCAAACTTTTAGGCGAGTCTCCCGAACAAAAAATTGGCGATGCGCTAAACCGCTTTAAGCAACTGATGGAAACCGGGGAACTTGCCACCACTGAAGGTCAACCCAAAGGGGGTTGA